The Rhizoctonia solani chromosome 1, complete sequence sequence TAGAAACCGTGCTATCACACATGCCCTCGGTCGGTCTCCACCGAACGTCATGATTAATTCTGTTGACGCAAACACTGAGCTGAATTAAAAGGAGACCTCGCAGTAATACTTGCTTTCCTATCGAAGTGCGATATCCACCTGAATGACCAGCGATTCAGGTGAACTTGATCATCACCAAAGGCAAGGCACTATGGCGTCTCCCTCCCCTACTATCACGCCTTCTATACGACACTCTTCCGATACGCCTAAGGCGAATCAAGGTAAAGAAGGAGGGGTTGTTATAGTTGACTGGCTCCCTGGTGACCCCGAAAATCCCATGAATTGGAAGTTTTCATATAGACGATCGATTAGTTTGATCGTAAGTGACATTCCGCATGAAATGCTCTCATATTTCGCAGCTCAATACATCGGCTTACAGATAGGATTGTCATGCTTTTGCGTAGCATTCTCATCCAGCTGCTATGCGGCTGCTGTTCCCGGTGTAATGAGAGAATTCGACCACAGGTTGGATGTTGCACTACTTGGCTTATCCCTTTTCGTGCTTggatttgggcttgggccattGGTATGGGGACCCTTATCGGAGGCAAGTAGAGTACTTGTACATATCCACCCAAACAAACGTTGACACATATATTGATAGCTATATGGAAGAAAATTTGCCTTTTTAATGTCCTTCGTCCCGTACACCTTATTTCATCTTGGAGCGGGGCTTTCAAAGAACATTCAAACCCTGCTTGTCATGAGACTACTTGGGGGCTGCTTTGGATCATCTGTGTTTAGCGTTCCAGGCGGGAATCTAGCAGACATGTTTACACAAGAAGAAAGGGGTCCCTTTGCCCTAGTAGTCCTTGCCGTAAGCCCACTACTTGGCCCCGTATGTGGACCTATTGTAGGAGTGTGTATATATGTTCTATTTCAACTATAGTAAGACATCAAACTGACCACTTTTTCAAACAGGGTTTTATTTCCCAATCAAATGTTAGCTGGCGCTGGAACTTCTGGGTGATGCTGATTTTCTCCGGAACGGTGCTAGCTTTGTGTACTATATTTGTCCCTGAAACGGTAAATAGACATTTCTTACGCTACTAGGAGCCGGTTTAACCAAAGTTCAACTCACAGTGTCATCCTGTCCTCTTGAAAAAACGAGCCGCGAGACTAAAGAAGGTCAACCCAAATATCCAATACATGACCAAGTATGAAGGGACTCAATCTCAAAGCCCGTTTGATCTTCTTCGACTTGCGCTAAGTCGACCTATTTGTGAGTGCAATCTGTCATTAAAAATGAATGATTACACTTATATATGGTGCCAAATAGTACTACTTACTCACGAACCGATCGTTCTGGCACTTTCATTCTATACAGCTCTTGTTTATGGCACGCTCTATGGCTTGTTCGCTGCCTATCCCATTGTTTTCGTACAACATCGGCATTTCACTTATGGTGAAAACGGACTCGCATTCCTCGGAATAGGCGTCGGTATATTACTGTCCATCATACTTGCCGGGATTGAGAATAAGCGGTATATACGAGCTGTACAAAAACACGGCGGACATGCTCCCCCTGAAGAAAGACTAATTCCAAGCTTTTATTCAGCCATCTTGCTTCCGGTCTCTTTGATATGGTTTGCTTGGTAAGCCTACTTTAAGGGCTCGAATCATAGGCAAGGATACTAAAAGCATCAATCATATTATACATAGGACAACCTACCCTTCGGTTCACTGGATTGTCCCAATTCTATCAGGTATTCCTTTTGGTATTGGCTCAGTCTCGGGATTTACAGCCGTTGTTGCATACATGGTCGAGTGAGTTTTATAATAGGCGGTCGCAGAGGTACTGACAAATAGGCAGTTCTTACCCCTTATATGCAGCTAGTTGCCTAGCAGCCAACGCGATAATGCGATCCGTTGTAGCATTTGCTTTCCCCCTTTTTATCCCTCACCTTTTCCAAAAGGCGGGCGATCAATGGGGCACCATGTTCTGCGCTTTTCTTGCATTGGTATGCGTGCCAATACCATTTATTCTTTACGTGAGTTTATCCTATCTTCGCTTCGGCGGGAATTTGGCTTAAACAAATTGCACAGAAATATGGTCCAAACATTAGAGCGAGATCCAAGCTTACAGAACAGCTCATAACGGGCTAATGCGATAGACCATTTGAGAACGGGTCTAGCTTACACGCTCGGCTTGTATAATGCACCTTGTTTTACGTTGTAAATATTAGGTTTTGAGATATTTCGATGAACTTACCTAGGAACTATATATAGGTCCAGTGTCCAAGGCACGTGCTCCAAAAGCTCTGTCAGTCATAGAATTTCAATTGGGCGTGTTCCAATTTCAGGGTTAATTGCAACGTCAACCAGTAAATGACCACAATTACCTTGTACAATTGGATATTTTCGAAAATCGCCCAGTGGTAACACTCCAAGCTCGGCCATTTATCATGCATCGACTATTTAGATCAAATAGCATATCCTCACTTTTACGGCTGCGTTGGTCAAGGTTTGTGGTGGAGTAACTAATCATGGAAGTCGCGGCTAATCTGCGTGGCAGACAAGCTGATGAATTGACTTCAACACCACGTCTAGCTAAAGTACTCGATATACCAGGTTTAGACAACCTAAGAACCTATTATGCTGCTACTATGGCCCTAGTTCAGGGATCCCCGGCCCGTCCGGGGCTTCCACCTGAACTTGTGATATACATATGTCGACTGGCTGACTTCGAGGTTGTTCGTATAACAAGATCACCAGAAGGAATAAAAGAAGTTCGTGCTTGGAGCCCGAAAATTGAATCGCGCCTTTGGTTTCAAACCAAACCTCTGAAAAAACCGATACTCAGTCGCATCAAGAGCATTCAACTGATCACTATGTCGCGTCACCAAGGATGGGTTAATAACCGATCGGTACGTATACGTAATAAATCTATTGCATATAAAACTAATTGAAGTGCATCATAGGGTGGCTCTTGGAGTTGGTTTGAAGTTCGTATTGCTTGTCCAGGAGATGAAAATCCTTCACAATTTGAAGCCAAACTCCGAGGGGATGGATATGATGCATCCTGGAGGAGCCACAGCAACCCGGTTGAGCAAGAAGCATCTTCACAAGAAATAGAGTTTACCGAGCACAGAGGCTTACTATTTGGAACCGACAATCAACTGTGGCACGagattaaggaaggagacgCACTACAAGTAGTGCTAAAAGCTCAGTTCTCTGGATGGGCAAACATCGCCAGCGATGGAGCTTTGAAGATTGTCACATGGTGGGAGCCATCACCCGAGATGCTGGATTTATTATACAATAGGTGTAAGCGCCAGTAGCGCCTGGTTAATATATGACCATTGGAATAATATGGTTGACATTCCAAATTTCTGGTAAATGTAGGATAATTTTGGGGCCAATGCAGAGCGTAGAACATCAGTCACCATGGTGAATTCCCACTGTATTGTGCACTGTATGCATTTTACACTTTTGAGTGCAAGGCCATTTGCTGCAAGCGTATGTCAAAATAGATGCACTTAGTCCCTGGGTTAAGTTATTATCCCCTACACATTTCCTGACTCTGGAACACCCGACGGGGCTCCAGGAAGCGTGAAGAGTCAATTCTGTACAATTTGTTTATTGAATACTGGGTGAATTTCTTACAGAATTCCGCCCGCTAGCTATAGCGGCCAAGCTCAAGATAGCCCGGAGAGCGGTCTATACAGACTGTTGCCATCAGGTTACCCTCGGGTTATTAGTGCTATTTGTTGAAAGACACACAAAGTAGTCAACGCAGAGGGGCCAAATGTATTCAAAGTAAGACAAAATTTTTAAGTACACGGGGAGAAGTCTTCGGAAGATCTCTTCCGGTCCTGTACAGTACATGCAGAATAGACGCCGAATACACGATATTCCAACACTATTTATCCTAGTGAATTATCTAGGGTAACAATAAGGATTCCACTGTAGAAAGAAAGCTAATTTCTACGTAATTGTACTGCAATACGTATGTATGGCCGGGAAATCGTGTACCGGACCCGGCTTTAATACCGACTTACGATACAGCCCTTGTGGCTGCCATCCTTTTCTCAGCCTCATCACTCTCGAGTGTTCCACGAGCAATGAGCGATACTGATAGCATAAATTCTTGGTCAAGCCACTCAAGTTCACTGCAGCCAAGGGAAGGGTCAGTACTGACGTCATATTTCCTGCTCATGACCAAGTTGTAGGTTGCTAACTGCTTAGTTAGGCCTTTGCTATCACATCCACAACTTAACCCCGATGTTATTAAATCATATTATACCGCCTTCGCCGGACTGTTAAACGGCTCAAGCGACCGCCAGGCGCTTCCCTTGGAACTTGTTTTACATATATGTCGGCTGGCGGCGTTCGAACGCTGGCTAACAATACGCGCGCCGGAGGGTCGGAAAGTACAGACATGGGGCTCGGAGGTCAAATCTGTTGTCTGGTTCTAATCCTGGCCATTTACGAGTCAGATGCTCAGGGGCACCAAGAGTGTTCAGTTGGTTACAATGTCAAGACACCAAGGTTGGGTGGGTGACCGAAATGTGAGCATGACGTAGCTTATCCTTGGACTTGTGCTGAACTACCAGCTAAAAAGGCTGGTTCGTGGAGTTGGTTTGAAGTTCGAGTCGCACAGCCTGTAGACAAAGAAGACACTAACCGTTTAGAAGTCAAACGACATCTGGATGGCAGTGAGATGTCTTGGTGTAGTCATGCCCACCCAGTTGATCAGGAAACCGCACAACAGCAGGGGAATTTTGCTGAACACAAGGGCCTTGTGTTCGATTCGGATCACGAGTTATGGGACGAGGTTGGGGAGGGCGATGTGCTTCAGGTCGTGATGAAAGTCCAATTTGGCGGGTGGGCCAACAAGGCGTCCGATGGTATGCTACAAATCAGCACATGGTGGGAACCTTCAACCGAAATGTTGGACATGATGGGGCAGAGTGGCAAAATCTGATTCCTTGGCCGCGTCTTCGATCAAGTACGTTTGATAGTTGGGCTAAATTCACAATAGATGAGGGATGACCTCTCGGTCTGTAAATAGCGTCTGCTGGGGGTGGAATATAACAGCTTGAATCCTCGCCCGATTGGAAAATATATTTTCATAAGAATAGCTGCATATTGATCTCAGCTTATCACCAAAAAGACTTAGCTGGATCATAAGACACAAACTTTCCGTTTGGAAGCTTGCCCCGATGTACGATATTCCTAAATTATCTAATGTAAGTAGCAGTAATCATTGGAGACAACTCCAAATCAATGTCCCCATTGTACATGTTTTATGCAGCTGCtgttatatgcatataaccCACAATTGTAATTATTTGGTGTCGATATGTATACATTATTGCACAATACAGGGCATGTACTCTAATTCCTAGGCCAACATTAGGATATGGGTGACTAACAAATACTAGACCGCTCTCTTCCAGCTCTCAACCTGTTTCGGGATTTATCGAAATGAATTATAACATATACAAAGTTTATTTGAGCTTGTTTTCCACCTACGTGGGTAGGCCGAATTCGAATCTTGAACGATAAAAGAACCGACAGCAAGTAGCAAGAAAACCCGCACATGGAGACCAGAAGTCGAGTCATCTGTGTGGTTCCAAGTCCAGCCCTTTAAAAAGCAAACAATTAGGCAAGCTTAAAACATTTAATTAATGGCGATCCCATGTCATCGGGGTTGCGGTACCTGTGTTTCTAGGAGCAGGCTTAGTTTTATGAATGTTCTGATTCGTTAGCCTGAAAAGGGGCCCTAAGAGCCAGTGCGACTTCCAGTTGCTCAAAATACGGGAGAGATTACCAAGTCAGACAAGTCCCGCCCAAATCAAAATGAGATGCATTAGTGCGGTCATCAACATAAAGTCTATACGGAGACTAGCGAGCAACGGACAGTTCATGCAGGGTGCAACAGCGGGATGTTTGGTTCTGAACGGAAGATATAGATGGAAATTGAGGAATTTGAAGGAAAGGCGAACAAGTCCAGTCAAATGTTTATTTATGGACGCGTTGATTAGTATATGACGATCGACCCAATGGCACGTGATCGCGATCATCCAGAAAGCCACAACGATGGCTCCGAAACGAAGTCGAGTAACTACCCCTGAAGAAGAAGTGGAGGATGTTATGCCCTCGAGTCGTCAAGTTGCGAACGGCGATGGAATGGAAGACTTGGACAATGAGGACCTTCAGGCCGAGGAAGGCGAAGACGACGGAGGGGGAAGCGAAGATGAGGATGGGCCTACTAGAAAACGAACGCGTTTGTCTGAAGCGGGTGCTGGAATTGATGTAGAGCCCAAGGTAGAGCCAGGAACTCAAATGAAGTCCCGAATTACGCTGCCTCGAGATCCTTCGGATGGGTGAGTTTGCTATCCTGTAAAATCCACTCGCCACCAATATTTTATAGGTTTATTCCCGGCTCGATCGTCGGAATTCGCTTGCACAACTTTTTGACTTACGATGATGTCGATTTTCGCTGTGGTCCTCATCTCAATATGCTCATTGGTGCGAACGGCACTGGTAAGAGCTCAATCGCGGGAGCAATCGCGATTGGTTTGGGCGGTACGCCCAACGTgagccttccaacatttacTAACATTATTCGCCTACTAAAATTTGAACCGTCAGGTGCTTGGTCGGCAGTCAGAAATACAAGGATTTGTGAAGAACGGCAAGAAGGACGGCTTTGTTGAGATCGAACTGAAAGGCCCCACTGGAGAGCCTAATTTGGTCATCAAACGTACACTTACCTCTCTCAATAAAAGTAGTAAATTTTTTCTTAACGGAGAACCTATGGTATTCGCGAAGTCAAGATCAAACTTGCCGAATTGAATGTTCAGGTCACCAACTTGTGGTAAGTGTATGATATACTTTGTATCGTTTCCGATGTCTGACGCCCAGAGCAGTGCTTTCTTGCCACAGGATAAGGTCTCTGAATTCGCGAACATGACACCTCAAAAATTACTCCAAGAAACCCAACGTGCGGCGGGTGATCCTAACCTGACTCAATGGCATGAAACCTTAATTGAGAACTCGAAAGAGCTCAAGCTTGCGAGAGAGGTTGGTCCAAGAATTGTGCCCTTTATTTCTCAGACTGGTTTCATGACGAC is a genomic window containing:
- a CDS encoding major facilitator superfamily transporter; this translates as MTSDSGELDHHQRQGTMASPSPTITPSIRHSSDTPKANQGKEGGVVIVDWLPGDPENPMNWKFSYRRSISLIIGLSCFCVAFSSSCYAAAVPGVMREFDHRLDVALLGLSLFVLGFGLGPLLYGRKFAFLMSFVPYTLFHLGAGLSKNIQTLLVMRLLGGCFGSSVFSVPGGNLADMFTQEERGPFALVVLAVSPLLGPGFISQSNVSWRWNFWVMLIFSGTVLALCTIFVPETCHPVLLKKRAARLKKVNPNIQYMTKYEGTQSQSPFDLLRLALSRPILLLTHEPIVLALSFYTALVYGTLYGLFAAYPIVFVQHRHFTYGENGLAFLGIGVGILLSIILAGIENKRYIRAVQKHGGHAPPEERLIPSFYSAILLPVSLIWFAWTTYPSVHWIVPILSGIPFGIGSVSGFTAVVAYMVERAINGAPCSALFLHWYACQYHLFFTQADELTSTPRLAKVLDIPGLDNLRTYYAATMALVQGSPARPGLPPELVIYICRLADFEVVRITRSPEGIKEVRAWSPKIESRLWFQTKPLKKPILSRIKSIQLITMSRHQGWVNNRSGGSWSWFEVRIACPGDENPSQFEAKLRGDGYDASWRSHSNPVEQEASSQEIEFTEHRGLLFGTDNQLWHEIKEGDALQVVLKAQFSGWANIASDGALKIVTWWEPSPEMLDLLYNRSKKAGSWSWFEVRVAQPVDKEDTNRLEVKRHLDGSEMSWCSHAHPVDQETAQQQGNFAEHKGLVFDSDHELWDEVGEGDVLQVVMKVQFGGWANKASDGMLQISTWWEPSTEMLDMMGQSGKI